In Sphingobium sp. B2D3C, a genomic segment contains:
- the trpD gene encoding anthranilate phosphoribosyltransferase: MNSLPDPASPLSPEDAARAFAAILDGTVEDEAIAAFLVTLAERGETATEIAAAAREMRARLIPVQAPAGAIDVCGTGGDGHHTLNISTAVSLVVAACGAPVAKHGNRAASSKAGAADTLEALGLDLDRAAETAERTLADLGICFLFAQKHHPSLARIAPIRKALGRRTIFNLMGPLANPAGVTRQLIGIARPAYVPIYAQALAELGTERAMVISGDEGLDELSLAGGNDVADVTSDGIVAMRRISAADAGLPTHPIDAIKGGDPAYNAAKLRALLLGEAGPYRDAVLFNAAAALIVAGKAETLAEGVEEATEALDRGLANTLLDCWIAYA; encoded by the coding sequence ATGAACAGCTTGCCCGATCCTGCCAGCCCTCTCTCGCCGGAGGACGCCGCGCGCGCCTTCGCCGCCATTCTGGATGGCACGGTGGAGGACGAAGCAATCGCCGCCTTTCTGGTCACACTGGCCGAGCGCGGCGAGACGGCCACCGAGATTGCCGCCGCCGCCCGGGAGATGCGGGCGCGCCTCATTCCCGTGCAGGCGCCGGCGGGGGCCATCGACGTGTGCGGCACCGGTGGCGATGGCCATCACACGCTCAACATCTCGACCGCCGTCAGCCTTGTCGTCGCCGCCTGTGGTGCGCCGGTGGCCAAGCATGGCAATCGCGCTGCGTCTTCCAAGGCCGGCGCCGCCGACACGCTCGAGGCGCTGGGTCTCGACCTCGACCGCGCGGCAGAAACCGCCGAGCGCACGCTGGCAGACCTCGGCATCTGCTTCCTCTTTGCGCAAAAGCATCATCCCTCGCTCGCGCGGATCGCGCCGATCCGCAAGGCGCTGGGCCGGCGGACCATCTTCAACCTGATGGGCCCGCTCGCCAATCCGGCCGGCGTCACCCGCCAGCTCATCGGCATCGCGCGCCCGGCCTATGTGCCGATCTATGCGCAGGCGCTGGCCGAGTTGGGCACCGAACGGGCGATGGTGATTTCCGGCGATGAGGGGCTGGACGAACTCTCGCTCGCCGGCGGCAATGACGTGGCCGATGTGACAAGCGACGGCATCGTTGCGATGCGACGGATCAGCGCCGCCGATGCCGGGCTGCCGACACACCCTATCGACGCGATCAAGGGCGGCGACCCGGCCTATAATGCCGCGAAACTGCGGGCGCTGCTGCTGGGCGAGGCCGGCCCGTATCGCGATGCCGTGCTCTTCAATGCCGCTGCGGCGTTGATCGTCGCCGGCAAGGCCGAAACGCTGGCCGAAGGCGTCGAGGAAGCCACCGAAGCCCTCGACCGCGGCCTTGCCAACACCCTGCTCGACTGCTGGATCGCCTACGCATGA
- the trpC gene encoding indole-3-glycerol phosphate synthase TrpC, protein MNKLDEICATKRDEVAARKQATSLADLQAMAASQTPPRGFRRALDARVAAGGYGLIAEVKKASPSKGLIRADFDPPAHARAYQAGGAACLSVLTDAPYFQGHEDYLIAARAAVSLPVIRKDFMVDPWQVLESRAIGADAVLIIVSALSDAQMQEIEDAALGLGMDALVEVHDAAELERALTLRSRLIGVNNRNLKDFSVDFARTYELVGSAPEGCTFVAESGLGSKADLDAMAEHGVRCFLVGESLMRQDDVEAATRALIGA, encoded by the coding sequence ATGAACAAGCTCGATGAAATCTGCGCCACCAAGCGGGACGAGGTCGCCGCCCGCAAGCAGGCGACGTCACTCGCTGACCTGCAGGCCATGGCCGCTTCCCAGACCCCGCCGCGCGGCTTCCGTCGCGCGCTCGACGCCAGGGTGGCCGCGGGCGGCTATGGCCTCATCGCCGAGGTCAAGAAGGCCTCGCCCTCCAAGGGGCTGATCCGCGCCGACTTCGATCCGCCGGCCCATGCCCGCGCCTATCAGGCGGGCGGCGCGGCCTGCCTTTCGGTGCTGACCGACGCGCCCTATTTTCAGGGCCATGAGGATTATCTCATCGCGGCCCGTGCCGCCGTCTCGCTGCCGGTGATCCGCAAGGACTTCATGGTCGATCCCTGGCAGGTGCTGGAGAGCCGGGCGATCGGCGCCGATGCCGTGCTGATCATCGTCTCGGCCCTCTCCGATGCGCAGATGCAGGAGATCGAGGATGCCGCGCTCGGCCTCGGCATGGATGCGCTGGTGGAGGTGCATGATGCCGCCGAGCTGGAGCGGGCGCTGACCCTGCGCTCGCGTCTCATCGGCGTGAACAACCGCAACCTCAAGGATTTCTCGGTCGATTTCGCGCGCACCTATGAGCTGGTCGGCAGCGCGCCGGAGGGCTGCACCTTCGTCGCCGAGTCCGGTCTTGGCTCGAAGGCGGACCTCGATGCGATGGCGGAGCATGGCGTGCGCTGCTTCCTGGTCGGCGAATCGCTCATGCGGCAGGATGATGTCGAGGCGGCGACCCGCGCGCTGATCGGCGCATGA
- a CDS encoding putative bifunctional diguanylate cyclase/phosphodiesterase, whose product MSLIQRVPARYLWPVLLLLGLCFGSILGLILVTTSAQDRLEAVRETRTLEAALATSVSMVEHDLQDYAKWDDAVRHISSDFSAVWIDDNITAYLGKTQNYDHVFVIGPDGETRYAFSNGNRSSSKLAEILGPSIQTAMAKVRAMDDRGTPIVSGFAREKRQVFVYSVAAVVPLTNKVSAPVGERHLLVIAERFDASHLASIRGKHHLPALALNLARPAPSSAALALRDMDGNQIASVEVAFETPGTQFRREVIPGFAGIMVVAVIAALFILRQGGQSIAALTASQARTQHLANHDPLTELPNRRVLLGRLNEAIATGNHFVLLYMDLDGFKGVNDLYGHGAGDALLREVASRLAAAAPAHSLIARTGGDEFAILCQLDVDGPGCSLAERIIASFQTTVPVAGANILIGISVGVVTSSSDALVDIDELMRRADVAMYNAKARGKNRWSDFTLELDEEHLVRKRLEQDLRIAIAENRIELAYQPIVLAESGAIVGLEALARWTHPTEGPIPPDVFIPLAEMTGLIGSLGGQVLRRACIDIKPLGIDLSVNLSPAQFWDAHLADQISAILADTGFPADRLELEITESYLLGRPQAAAAIMADLRTLGIRLALDDFGTGFASIGYLQSFKFDRLKIDKLFVKEAMGCASGRDLLVAIVALAQALGLRITAEGVETEDQAALARAAGCHWLQGWLFGRPMPLSQLLQESSLRRGTQKR is encoded by the coding sequence ATGTCACTCATTCAACGCGTGCCTGCTCGCTATCTCTGGCCTGTGCTATTGCTTCTCGGGTTGTGCTTCGGAAGCATTCTAGGGCTCATTTTAGTCACGACCTCCGCGCAGGATCGGCTTGAGGCAGTACGCGAGACGCGGACGCTGGAAGCTGCCCTCGCGACAAGCGTCTCCATGGTGGAGCATGATCTACAGGACTACGCGAAGTGGGATGACGCCGTGCGCCACATTTCGTCCGACTTCAGCGCGGTGTGGATCGACGACAACATCACGGCTTACCTCGGCAAAACCCAGAATTATGACCATGTCTTCGTCATCGGTCCTGACGGGGAGACCCGCTACGCCTTTAGCAACGGGAACCGATCCTCATCTAAACTTGCCGAGATACTGGGGCCGTCAATTCAGACGGCGATGGCAAAAGTGCGTGCTATGGATGATCGTGGCACGCCAATCGTCAGCGGCTTCGCCCGCGAGAAACGTCAGGTTTTCGTCTACTCGGTTGCTGCCGTTGTTCCCTTGACCAACAAAGTGTCGGCGCCTGTGGGTGAGAGGCACTTGCTCGTCATAGCCGAGCGTTTTGATGCGAGCCATCTCGCCAGTATCCGTGGCAAGCACCATCTCCCCGCCCTAGCGCTAAACCTGGCACGGCCAGCCCCGTCGAGCGCCGCGCTAGCCCTGCGAGATATGGATGGTAACCAGATCGCATCCGTTGAGGTCGCGTTCGAGACCCCTGGCACACAATTTCGTCGCGAGGTCATCCCCGGGTTTGCCGGCATCATGGTTGTCGCGGTTATCGCTGCGCTTTTTATCCTGCGGCAGGGGGGGCAGTCCATTGCAGCATTGACAGCCAGCCAAGCCAGAACTCAGCATTTGGCGAACCACGATCCTTTAACGGAGCTTCCTAATCGCCGCGTCCTCCTCGGTCGGCTCAACGAGGCGATTGCGACCGGTAATCATTTCGTTTTGCTTTACATGGACCTGGATGGCTTCAAAGGCGTGAACGATCTTTATGGCCATGGCGCAGGAGACGCCCTGCTGCGGGAGGTGGCATCCCGGCTCGCGGCGGCCGCACCGGCGCATTCGCTGATTGCTCGCACGGGCGGCGACGAGTTTGCAATATTGTGCCAGCTTGATGTCGATGGCCCGGGATGTTCGCTCGCCGAACGCATTATCGCCTCCTTTCAGACGACGGTTCCGGTTGCCGGCGCCAATATTCTCATCGGAATATCCGTTGGCGTCGTGACGTCTTCTTCAGATGCTCTCGTCGATATCGACGAGCTGATGCGCCGTGCAGACGTTGCAATGTACAATGCCAAAGCCAGGGGGAAGAACCGCTGGAGCGACTTCACCCTCGAACTGGACGAAGAACATCTCGTGCGGAAGCGTCTTGAACAGGACCTACGCATTGCAATCGCGGAAAATCGAATTGAACTGGCCTATCAGCCCATTGTTCTAGCGGAATCCGGCGCCATTGTTGGGCTTGAAGCCCTAGCGCGATGGACCCATCCCACCGAAGGTCCAATTCCCCCAGATGTCTTCATTCCGCTTGCCGAAATGACTGGCTTAATCGGTTCCTTGGGAGGGCAGGTGCTCCGCAGGGCCTGCATCGACATCAAGCCTCTCGGCATCGATCTTTCGGTCAACCTCTCGCCCGCGCAGTTTTGGGATGCACATCTTGCTGATCAGATCAGCGCGATCCTTGCCGACACAGGCTTTCCAGCTGACCGGCTCGAACTCGAGATCACTGAAAGCTATTTGCTGGGTCGGCCACAGGCCGCTGCGGCAATCATGGCCGATCTGCGGACCTTGGGCATCCGGCTCGCTTTGGACGACTTTGGAACTGGCTTCGCAAGTATTGGTTACCTCCAATCCTTCAAATTCGACCGGTTGAAAATAGATAAGCTCTTCGTGAAAGAAGCCATGGGCTGTGCGTCGGGTCGCGATTTGTTGGTAGCCATTGTAGCGCTGGCCCAAGCGCTGGGTCTTAGGATCACGGCAGAAGGCGTGGAGACAGAAGATCAAGCGGCCCTCGCCCGGGCCGCAGGATGCCACTGGCTGCAAGGCTGGCTGTTCGGCCGCCCGATGCCACTCTCCCAGCTACTCCAAGAAAGCAGTCTAAGGCGCGGGACTCAAAAAAGATGA
- a CDS encoding BCCT family transporter: MSEPSFNETPEGTIKRRIEINPTVFFVSAGLILAFVLFGAIVPDVAGRLFAAAQALIVADFGWFYIASVAGFLVFALFLMFSRYGDVKLGSDDSEPDYSYPSWFAMLFSAGMGIGLIFFGVAEPIQHYALPPVGEGRTIESARQAMVLTFFHWGLHAWAIYIVVGLALAYFAFRRGLPLTIRSALYPLIGERIYGPIGHAVDIFAVLGTMFGVATSLGLGVLQVNAGFSYLFGLPSNTVIQLVLIAAITGLATLSVVMGLDRGVKRLSELNIILAALLLVFVLVTGSTVFLLQAFVQNVGTYLSDVVQRTFRLYAYEPNPWLGSWTLFYWGWWIAWSPFVGMFIARISRGRTIRQFVGGVLLVPALFTFLWMTVFGNTAIALDLSGAAHIADTVANNLPVALFETLEQLPLSTIVSGIATLLIITFFVTSADSGALVMDMITSGAAKDPPVWQRVFWAVCAGGVAAVLLVAGGLQALQTAAIASALPFAVVMVFICYGLLRALQTESQEAMDLSTAGDATGAETALTWQQRLATITRFHDRDEVLTFLADIAQPALAAVAAQMRDSGISARLMQDADHVGLTIPHGDRGDFDYTVRARGFRVASFVWAEPRKIQERERLHYRAVAHSSDGGQPHDVTGYTDEQLINDLLNRYSRFRHSRRMS, encoded by the coding sequence GTGAGCGAGCCATCGTTTAATGAGACGCCGGAAGGCACCATAAAGCGCCGGATTGAGATCAATCCCACCGTGTTCTTCGTCTCGGCCGGCCTCATTCTCGCCTTTGTGTTGTTTGGAGCAATCGTTCCTGATGTTGCCGGTCGGCTATTCGCCGCTGCGCAGGCGCTCATCGTGGCGGACTTCGGCTGGTTCTACATTGCATCGGTGGCCGGCTTTCTCGTGTTTGCCCTCTTTTTGATGTTCAGCCGCTATGGCGACGTCAAACTTGGCTCCGACGACAGCGAGCCGGACTACAGCTATCCATCGTGGTTCGCGATGCTGTTCAGCGCCGGGATGGGGATCGGGCTGATCTTCTTCGGTGTCGCCGAGCCCATCCAGCATTACGCCTTACCGCCGGTCGGCGAAGGCCGCACGATCGAATCCGCCCGGCAGGCGATGGTCCTTACCTTTTTTCACTGGGGGCTCCACGCCTGGGCAATCTATATCGTCGTCGGCCTGGCGCTCGCCTATTTCGCCTTTCGCCGCGGTCTGCCGCTCACCATCCGTTCGGCGCTCTACCCGTTGATCGGGGAGCGGATCTATGGTCCCATCGGCCACGCTGTCGACATCTTCGCCGTGCTGGGCACCATGTTCGGGGTGGCGACTTCGCTTGGTCTGGGCGTGTTGCAGGTGAATGCCGGCTTTAGCTATCTGTTCGGTCTGCCGAGCAATACGGTCATCCAGCTGGTCCTGATTGCCGCCATCACGGGGTTGGCGACGCTGTCGGTTGTCATGGGGCTGGATCGAGGCGTGAAGCGCCTGTCGGAACTGAACATCATTCTGGCCGCCCTTTTGCTGGTCTTCGTGCTCGTGACAGGGTCGACGGTGTTTCTGCTTCAGGCCTTCGTCCAGAATGTGGGGACGTATCTCAGCGACGTCGTGCAGCGCACCTTCCGCCTGTACGCCTACGAGCCTAATCCGTGGTTGGGTAGCTGGACGCTGTTCTACTGGGGCTGGTGGATCGCATGGTCGCCATTTGTCGGCATGTTCATCGCGCGCATCTCGCGCGGGCGCACAATCCGTCAGTTTGTTGGCGGCGTTCTGCTCGTCCCGGCATTGTTCACCTTCCTCTGGATGACCGTATTCGGCAACACGGCGATCGCGCTTGATCTGAGCGGCGCAGCCCACATCGCCGATACGGTCGCTAACAACCTCCCGGTCGCCTTGTTCGAGACGCTTGAGCAGCTCCCGCTTTCCACTATTGTTTCAGGCATCGCGACGCTTCTCATCATCACGTTCTTCGTAACGTCGGCGGATTCCGGCGCGTTGGTGATGGATATGATCACGTCCGGGGCCGCGAAAGACCCTCCGGTCTGGCAGCGCGTCTTCTGGGCGGTCTGCGCCGGCGGTGTCGCGGCGGTGCTGCTGGTCGCCGGCGGGCTTCAGGCGCTTCAAACCGCGGCGATCGCCAGCGCGTTGCCCTTCGCTGTGGTCATGGTGTTCATTTGCTATGGCCTGTTGCGAGCCCTTCAAACCGAGAGCCAGGAAGCGATGGACCTGTCTACTGCGGGTGATGCCACGGGCGCAGAAACCGCCCTCACATGGCAGCAGCGCCTCGCAACCATCACCCGGTTTCACGATCGAGACGAAGTCCTTACTTTTCTAGCCGACATTGCCCAGCCGGCCCTCGCGGCCGTGGCGGCGCAGATGCGAGACAGCGGCATTTCCGCGCGCCTCATGCAGGATGCCGACCATGTGGGACTCACCATCCCGCATGGCGATCGCGGCGACTTCGATTACACCGTCCGTGCGCGCGGGTTTCGCGTGGCGAGTTTTGTCTGGGCCGAGCCGCGAAAGATCCAGGAGCGAGAGCGCCTACATTATCGCGCCGTGGCGCACTCTTCCGACGGCGGGCAGCCTCATGACGTGACCGGCTATACCGACGAGCAACTGATCAACGATCTGCTCAATCGCTATTCCCGCTTCCGTCACAGCCGGCGGATGTCGTGA